The Haloferax volcanii DS2 DNA segment ACGTGCCCGTCATCTGGCACCCCGCGTGCTATCTGCGGGCGCTCCACCCCGCCCACGATATGGTCGCCGCGGGCCGGAAAGTCGCGGGCAACGCCCAGTACCGCCGCCGCGACGCCGTCGTCCAACACGGCTCGCTCACCTACTCGGTCGACGCCGAGACCCACCTCGGCGTGTTCGAGGGCCACGACGTGACGCCCGAGGCGTTCCGCGAGCGCGTCGTCGGCATCGACGAACTCGCGGACGCCTCCCGCGAGGCGTTCGTCGCGGCGCTGACCGAGTCGCTCTCGGAGTTCGTCGACGCCGAGGAGGGCGCGTGGACCGACGACGAACTCGACCGCGCGCGCGAGAAAGTCGACGAGAAGTACCGCGCCGACGACTGGGTGCGCCGCCGGCCGGGGTCGCGGTCCGACTGAGCGGCCGCCGACAACTCCGAAGTCCCTTTGTTCGGGTACGCCGTCGGACTCTGCATGCAAGTCGGCGCACACGTCTCGATGTCCAGTTCGAAGGTCTCGTCCGACGACGAGACGCCACCGCACGGTAACGTCGCCAACGCCGTCTTCCGGCAGGTCGCCTTCGGCGGCAACTGCGGGCAGATTTTCACCACCTCGCCGCAGGTGTGGCGCGACCCCGACATCTCCGACGAGGAGGCCGAACTGTTCCGCGAGCAGACCGCCGACAAACTGTCGGGGCCGTGGGTCATCCACTCGTCGTACCTCGTCAACCTCTGTACGCCCAAAGACGGCCTCCGGCAGAAGTCGCTGGACTCGATGCAGACGGAGGTCGACATGGCCGACAAACTCGGCATCGAGTACGTGAACGTCCACCTCGGCGCGCACACCGGCGCGGGCGAACAGCAGGGCCTCGACAACGCCGTCTCCGTCCTCGACGACCTCGACATCCCCGACGGCGTCACCGTCCTCATCGAGTCTGACGCGGGGTCGGGCACGAAGATGGGCGACGACCTCGCCCACCTCGGCTACGTCCTCGAAGAGTCCGACCAGGACCTCGACGTCTGTCTCGACACCGCCCACGCGTTCGCCGCGGGCTACGACCTCTCGACGGCCGAAGGCGTCGACGAGACGTTCGCGGAACTCGACGCCGAGGTCGGCTTAGAGCACCTCAAGTGCGTCCACCTCAACGACTCGAAACACGAGTGCGGGACGAACAAGGACGAACACGCCCTCATCGGAGAGGGCCTCATCGGCGAGGAGGGCATGCGCGCGTTCATCAACCACGACGCCATCGTCGACGACGACGTGCCGCTCGTCTTGGAGACGCCCACCGAGGACGGCAAGGGCTTCGCGTGGAACATCGAGCGGGTGCGCGAACTCCGCGCCGACTGAGGGTGAGCCGAGGCGGAGGGCCGCTGAGCCCCGCATCGACCGTTTCGACTGTTTTTTGGGTCGCCGCGCCCGACTCCGCGTGTGCGACGTTTCTCCGAATCGTACCTCCGGCGGACGCGAGACGGTATGTGGGACGACTCCCGCGCGGCCCTCGGGGACCTCGACCTCGGCGGGCGGACCCGCATCCTCGACGTGGGCTGCGGGACCGGCGAGTTCACGCGCGTCCTCGCGGAGGCCTCGGAGGCCCGCGTCGTCGGCGTCGATGCCGACACTGACTTGCTTTCTGTCGCCAGCGACCGCGACAGCGATATCGAGACGGTCGCCGGCGACGCGACCCGGCTTCCCTTCGCCGCAGGCAGCTTCGATTTGGTCGTCTGTCAGGCGCTCCTCGTGAACCTCCCCGACCCGACAGCGGCCCTCTCGGAGTTCGCCCGCGTTTCGTCGGACCTCGTGGCGACGGTCGAACCCGACAACGCCGCCGTCGGCGTCGACTCGACCGTCGAATCCGAGGCCGCGCTCGACCGCCGCGTCAGAGACGCCTTCCGCGACGGCGTGGCGACCGACGTGGCGCTCGGCGACCGCGTCCGCGGGCTGTTCGACGACGCCGGCCTGTCGGTCGTGGGGACTCGCCGGTACCACCACCGCAAGCTGACCGAGCCGCCGTACGACGACCACGACGTTCGGAGCGCGGCGAAGAAGGCGACCGGCGAGGGGTTGGACCGCCACGAGGCCGACCTCCGTCGGGGACTCGACGACGACTCCTACGAGTCCGTCCGCCGCGAGTGGCGCGAGATGGGCCGCGAGGTCGTCCAGCAGATTCGAGACGGCGAGTACCGTCGGGCCGAGGTCGTCCCGTTCGACGTGACGACGGGGCGAGTGTAGTCGGGCCTGTTCGACGGGCCGAACCGATGGCCGAGTCGCCGGCCGAAAAACGAGACTGTCTGCTCAGTAGCCGACCGCGAGCTGTTCGTGGACGGCGTCACCGCTCTCCAGTTCGTCCGCGAAGGCGATTGCGAAGTCCTCCATGGAGATGCGGCTCTCGCCGTCCTCGTCGGCGACGAGTTCGCCGCGCGCGGTTCGGAACTCGCCGGTGCGCTCGCCGGGTTCGATGAACGCCGCGGGCGCGACGTAGGTCCACTCCAGGTCGTCGGCGTCTTCGAGCAGGCCGTACGCCTCGATGGCGGCGCTGGCGACGGGCTTCCATTCCTCGGGGAACTCCGGCGAGTCGATGAGTCGCGTGTCGGGGCCGACGTTCAGGATGCCCGCGCCGCCGGTCCAGACGAGGCGGTCGACCGAGGCGCGGCGCATCCCGTCGACGACGGCGTCGAGCATCTCGACGAGGACTTCGGGCGACTCGTCGTCGCTTGGCCCGAGCGCGGAGGCGACCGCGTCGTGGCCCGCGGCGAGTCGCGCGATTTGGTCTGCGTCGGTCGCGTCGCCGGCGACCGCCGAGAAGTCGGGGTCGTCGACGCCGTCGATTTCGCCGCTTCGGGAGACGCCGGTCACCGCGTGTCCGCGGTTCAGGAGTTCGTTGGCGATTCGCGTGCCGATTCGGCCGCTCGCACCGAGGAGGAGTACGTTCATGATGAGATGGTGTGGGTGTGGGTGTGGGTGTTCGTGCGTCGTGTTCGTCGTCCGGTTCGCCGCGACGATGCGGTTACATCGTCATACTTGGTCAAGGAGAGTGAGTTTAATATAGTTAAGCGAACCTCGGTGTGAGTAGGTCACGTCGATGTCACCGCACCAGAACCTCGAAGCGAAGTACGAACAGTGTCCGGTCATCAAGACGCTCGAAGAAATCGGCTCGCGGTGGCGGATGACGGTCATCCACGTACTGCGCGAGGGCGACCTCCGGTTCAACGAACTCAAGCGCGCGACGGGCGCGAACTCCCAGACGCTCTCTCGCGTGCTGGACGACCTCCAAGAGTTGGGCTACGTCGAGCGGGAGGTCGAAGACGGCAGTCCCATCGCGGTGTACTACTCGCTCACGCAGAAAGGCGAGGAACTGCTCCCGGCGTTCGACGACATCTCCGAGTGGGGCGAAAAATGGATGTCCGAGGACGGCGGTGCGGAGTCGTAAGCGGGCTCGGCCGGTAGTCAGCCGAGGAACAGGTCGACGAAGTTCCCGCTCGACTGACCGCGGTAGAGTTCGGAGTAGCCGCAGTTCGCACACGAGACGACGGTGAACTGCCGGTTCTGGATGTCGAACATCTTCGAGAGGCCGCCTCCCGTGGTTGCGATGGAGTCGATTTCGGTCTCGGAGTGGCCGCATTTCGGACAGCCGTCTCGGTCGGCGCTTGGTGGAGGGCTCATGTTGAACCGTTGAACTACCCCGGTGAAAAATGTACCTCAGA contains these protein-coding regions:
- a CDS encoding lipoate--protein ligase family protein, encoding MNDSQGSIADREWRVIREEVRPGPMQMALDEVAGETAAAGGPRTVRVYSWVPSCLSLGYGQDPETVDWDYCDREGIDVTRRQTGGGGIYHDRHGDVAYSIAAPKSELPGDLMDCYHLLCEPILDAIRAVGVDVNFVDDDVPVIWHPACYLRALHPAHDMVAAGRKVAGNAQYRRRDAVVQHGSLTYSVDAETHLGVFEGHDVTPEAFRERVVGIDELADASREAFVAALTESLSEFVDAEEGAWTDDELDRAREKVDEKYRADDWVRRRPGSRSD
- a CDS encoding deoxyribonuclease IV, with the protein product MQVGAHVSMSSSKVSSDDETPPHGNVANAVFRQVAFGGNCGQIFTTSPQVWRDPDISDEEAELFREQTADKLSGPWVIHSSYLVNLCTPKDGLRQKSLDSMQTEVDMADKLGIEYVNVHLGAHTGAGEQQGLDNAVSVLDDLDIPDGVTVLIESDAGSGTKMGDDLAHLGYVLEESDQDLDVCLDTAHAFAAGYDLSTAEGVDETFAELDAEVGLEHLKCVHLNDSKHECGTNKDEHALIGEGLIGEEGMRAFINHDAIVDDDVPLVLETPTEDGKGFAWNIERVRELRAD
- a CDS encoding class I SAM-dependent methyltransferase, encoding MRRFSESYLRRTRDGMWDDSRAALGDLDLGGRTRILDVGCGTGEFTRVLAEASEARVVGVDADTDLLSVASDRDSDIETVAGDATRLPFAAGSFDLVVCQALLVNLPDPTAALSEFARVSSDLVATVEPDNAAVGVDSTVESEAALDRRVRDAFRDGVATDVALGDRVRGLFDDAGLSVVGTRRYHHRKLTEPPYDDHDVRSAAKKATGEGLDRHEADLRRGLDDDSYESVRREWREMGREVVQQIRDGEYRRAEVVPFDVTTGRV
- a CDS encoding NAD(P)-dependent oxidoreductase, with translation MNVLLLGASGRIGTRIANELLNRGHAVTGVSRSGEIDGVDDPDFSAVAGDATDADQIARLAAGHDAVASALGPSDDESPEVLVEMLDAVVDGMRRASVDRLVWTGGAGILNVGPDTRLIDSPEFPEEWKPVASAAIEAYGLLEDADDLEWTYVAPAAFIEPGERTGEFRTARGELVADEDGESRISMEDFAIAFADELESGDAVHEQLAVGY
- a CDS encoding winged helix-turn-helix transcriptional regulator produces the protein MSPHQNLEAKYEQCPVIKTLEEIGSRWRMTVIHVLREGDLRFNELKRATGANSQTLSRVLDDLQELGYVEREVEDGSPIAVYYSLTQKGEELLPAFDDISEWGEKWMSEDGGAES
- a CDS encoding zinc ribbon domain-containing protein; its protein translation is MSPPPSADRDGCPKCGHSETEIDSIATTGGGLSKMFDIQNRQFTVVSCANCGYSELYRGQSSGNFVDLFLG